In one window of Henckelia pumila isolate YLH828 chromosome 1, ASM3356847v2, whole genome shotgun sequence DNA:
- the LOC140871123 gene encoding uncharacterized protein, which translates to MARKLRPYFLSHPIVVLTNSPMGRILTHADISGRLVKWTTELSEYDIQYEPRAAIKAQALADFLAETKHMEGQGLWKVYVDGSSNSEGCGVGVLLISPQGDEIRLAVRLDFRASNNEAEYKAMLIGLRAAKQVGAARIHLYSDSQLVSQQMNGSYEVKSEKLKEYMKAIEEARGLFDEVMFEQIPRESNEKADVLAKTASSLHNWKNKEVVVQVELTPSTELTPLAPKEGDWRKKLLEYMEKGELPKDPKKAYRLKQRSLRFVMVEGVLYKKSFSGPLLKCLGPKEAYYVLKEIHVGCCGNHLGSYSLARKVLLARYFWPTILKGAIALVTSCDSCQRHSRLQHQPAALMKGIMAACPFDQWGMDIVGPFPLAPAQKKFLLVAIDYFSKWVEAEALARITEGEVLKFLWKNIVCRFGVPRKIISENGRQFQGARVQAWCKEMKIQQHFTSVHYPQSNGQVEV; encoded by the coding sequence ATGGCCCGGAAGCTCAGACCTTATTTTCTATCACATCCTATTGTGGTGTTAACCAATAGTCCCATGGGAAGGATATTAACTCATGCTGACATTTCGGGACGATTGGTGAAGTGGACTACTGAACTCAGTGAGTATGATATTCAGTATGAACCAAGAGCAGCGATTAAAGCTCAAGCACTGGCTGATTTTTTAGCCGAAACAAAACATATGGAAGGGCAGGGCTTATGGAAAGTGTATGTTGATGGTTCTTCTAACAGCGAAGGATGTGGAGTGGGGGTGCTTCTGATATCCCCTCAGGGAGATGAGATCCGATTGGCAGTCAGGTTGGATTTTCGAGCTTCCAataatgaggcagaatataAGGCCATGTTAATTGGCCTTCGGGCAGCTAAGCAAGTTGGGGCAGCCCGGATACATCTCTATTCTGATTCGCAATTGGTATCTCAGCAAATGAATGGGTCTTACGAGGTGAAAAGTGAGAAGTTAAAAGAGTACATGAAGGCAATAGAGGAAGCTCGGGGCCTCTTTGATGAGGTAATGTTTGAGCAGATCCCTAGAGAGAGCAACGAAAAGGCGGATGTTCTGGCCAAGACGGCTAGCTCACTTCATAATTGGAAAAACAAAGAGGTAGTCGTACAAGTGGAATTAACACCTTCTACTGAGCTCACACCATTAGCTCCGAAAGAGGGTGACTGGAGAAAAAAGCTCTTGGAATACATGGAGAAGGGCGAGTTACCAAAGGATCCAAAGAAGGCATATCGGTTGAAACAGAGGAGTCTCCGCTTTGTGATGGTGGAGGGAGTTCTTTATAAGAAGTCATTTTCTGGACCACTTCTCAAGTGTTTGGGTCCTAAGGAAGCTTATTATGTCCTGAAGGAGATACACGTGGGGTGTTGTGGCAATCACTTGGGATCTTATTCTCTAGCCCGTAAGGTTCTTTTAGCAAGATATTTTTGGCCTACTATTTTGAAAGGTGCCATAGCTTTGGTGACTTCTTGTGACAGTTGTCAACGACATAGCAGACTTCAGCATCAGCCAGCGGCGTTAATGAAAGGAATTATGGCAGCGTGTCCTTTCGATCAGTGGGGAATGGATATTGTGGGTCCTTTCCCTCTAGCCCCAGctcagaagaaattcttgttggTCGCTATAGATTACTTCTCTAAATGGGTGGAGGCGGAGGCCTTGGCACGAATTACTGAAGGAGAAGTTCTGAAATTTCTGTGGAAGAATATTGTGTGTAGGTTTGGAGTACCGCGGAAGATTATCTCCGAAAATGGGAGACAGTTTCAGGGAGCCCGGGTGCAAGCTTGGTGCAAAGAGATGAAAATTCAACAACACTTCACATCTGTCCATTATCCTCAAAGCAATGGTCAGGTTGAGGTATAA